The nucleotide sequence GGCAGCGAGGCGCCTTCGTCGTGTGAAGCTGACTTCTCGACCACCACATCGGTCCGGGGCGTCACGGCATAGGGAGCCGTGGCCGAGTTGTTGGTATAGTCGGGGTCAGGGGTCACCGTCGAATAGGTTTCGGCGGTGTTGCTCTTGTTGCCTGTGCCACCGGCAAGCACGGTAAGTTCGATGAACGGACAGTCGACCCCCGGCGAACAGATGGGAAGCGTTGCGATCTCGCAGCGCAAATCGCTGTAGAAGGCCGCGCCACGCGTGACCGAACAGACCGCGCCACCGGTCGCATTGTCGATCACGGTCGCGGTGGTGGAAGCGTCGGCAAAGTAAAGATCGGCAAGACGGTCGGTGACCACAACGCTCTCGGCTGCCGTATTGCCGGGATTGATGATTTCAATGCGGAAGCTGACCGGATCGCCCGAGACATAGGGGCCGGTGCTGGTGACGGTCTTTTCGATCCGCAGATCTGATATCTGTGGCCCCTCACCGGAGCCCACGCCAGTGGAGGTCGTGTTGTTCGAGAGATCACGGTCGTCGAATTCCTGCCCCGAATAACCAACGGTCAGACCGTTCGTCAGATTGCCCTCCTCCAGAACCGTGGTGCGAATATTCAGCTGCGGCGTCTGGCCACCGACGGGCAGGCCGGTGGTGGCATAATCGTCGGTATAGCAGGTGATATCCGCCGGCCCGGCTACGGGCGGCGTCACATTACAGGTCCAGTTTGATCCGGCAGGAACAACCACCTCATCCAGCCGCAGGCCAGCCGGAAGATGATCGGTAAAGATCAGCCGGCCTTTAAAAGGCACGTTGCCCGTGTTCTGGGTCCAGATGGGCCAGTCGTACTGATTGCCGACTGTTACCAGCGCATGGGGCGGGCTACCCTTATGGGCGACCAGATCAAACATCGGCACCGCGATATCGGCACCGCCGTCAGATGCGGAATTGTTGGTCGTCAGCACATCGGTCGGCGACGTGATCTCTGCAGTGTTGACCACCGGACCACTGGCGGCGGTATCGGTGGCTGCAATTGCAGTGATGGTGATCGGCGCGCTGTAATCGGCACCCGAGGGGCTGGCGGCGCTGTAGCTGCAGCTGACGGCATTCCCGACTGGCGAAGGACAAGTCCAGCCGGCTCCGGCTGCGCTGACACCAGTGATCGTATAGTTCGGGGGCACAAGATCGCTGATCTGAGCTTCAAGTGGCGCGCCGCCGGCATAGCCGGGGGTCAGCGTGAACGTCACCGGGCTGCCGGTAAAGATCAGCCCCGAGGGTGAGCGGCTCTTGCCCAGTGAGACATCGGTTCCCGGCTGCACGGCAAAGCTGACATTGTCGGCGTCATTGCTCAGATCGGGGTCCATCGGCGATGTACCCGTCACCGAGCCCGCCACCGCGATATTCGATGCGTTGTCGGTCGTGACCTGAGTGGTGAAATCCAGCGTGATAGATTCACCGGCGGCTATCGGTCCAGGCACTGTGCAGTTGATCATCCCGGCAGTCACCGAGCAGCCAGCAGGCAGGCTGACATTGGAAGAAAGCCCGCTCGGCAGTGTCAGGGAGAAGGTCGCTCCGTCCGAAGTATCTGGGCCTTCGTTGGTGATGGTGGCCGTCAGTGTCACATTATCGCCAGCCTGAACCTGCGCGGGTGCGTCAAGCTCGAGCGAAAGATCGGCGCCCCTGACAACGGTGGTGCCCTGATCGACGTTAACGGCGGCGTTAACGATCGTACCATTGAAACTCAAAGTTCCCGAACCAGTGGTGCGAACCAGCACGTGACCGGTCAGCTGCTCGCGCGGCGCAAGCGATGGAACATCGCAGGTAACAGCTGCCGGGCCGGTCAGCTCGGGTGCGGGCGTACAATTCTGCAGTCCGCCGCTAACGCCGACATATACGCCTCCGGCCGGAATAGCGAAGGTAATCGTATCAGCAGCTTCACGGACATTCCCGCCATTCTGGATCCGCACAGCATATTGGATCGTGCCGCCAGCCGGGATAGGGTCATAACCGGTATCGGTGATATTGAGAGTAAGCCCGTTCGCACTGGCCAGGCCCGCAGAGAAACCCAGAGCGACAAAAGCGGTCCCCAGAATCGAGGTTACCTTGCGCATCATCACCGAACTCCATCCTGACAGGCAGAGAACGCGCGCATGAACTCACTCCGTCCAAAAACGGGGTGGCAGACCCGAAAATGGATGGCCGCGTCACTGCTCGCGTTCGCCTAATTGGTGTGTAAAAAAGCGTTTACACGGCTTAGCAACAAGGAAAATTGGCAAAATATTGCCAAAATATTCAGCAAGTTCATGATCACAGAAGCTGGAGGCGGAATTCACCAGTACGTGACACGCCATAATTTTTATTCATCAAACCAATATGTTAGTTTGTTTCTGTCTCCCCCTTTGTTGCTTCACGAGGTGCGCCATACCCGCAACACCCGCTCAGCTCCCCCAAAAGATGCGCGATAATTCGCTTGCCAAGCAGTTATGGCGCTTCCTCTCTTCTGAAGGTGGCTGCTCTGCAACGTGAGGTTTCTCTTCTAAAAGATGCGTCGATCGGGAGCGATTACAGGAGTGACGTGCAATTCTTGCATTATCGGTCGTTTCGCCTATATAGAGAGATACTCGCCAGAACCCCGAAAATGCCTCAAAGTCCCGCCAAGACGCGCCAGCGAGTCCATGCAGAACGCGGGTCGTCTGGGTTTCTGCGAGGGCACAGCGCTTCAGCACGCACACACCGTCGCGTTCCGCCCGTGGAAACCGCCATGACAGATGAGACATCCGATCTGGAAGGCGCGAAGCAGGACGCCCCCTCCCCTGTCTTGCTCGACCACCAGCCCCTGCCTTGCGGGTCTGGCCGAACGGGCGGGCGACTATACCGAGGTGGCTAGTTCCGTCAACACCCACAAGGCCTACGCCGCCGGCTGGAATCACTTAGTCGGCTGGTGCCGGCGTGGGGGGCTGGATGCGCTTGCGCCCGACCGCAAACTGTCGGCCTCTACATTACTGCCTGCGCCTCCGGCGCAACGCAGGTCGGCGGGCGTAAGAACACCGTCTAGACCATCGAGCGGCGTCTTTCAGCGCTGGTCTGGCCTAGACGCAACGCGGCCTTGTCCTTGACCGGCTCGACCGGCACTTCGCCAACGTCCTCACGGGCATCCGCAACAGCGACGCCGCGCCTCCGCGCCAACAGGAGGCGATCCTGCCCGACGATCTGCTGGCCATGCTGGAAACCTGCCACCGAGGCACCCTGCGGGGCTGCGCAACAGGGCCATGTTGATGATGCGATTTGCCGGGGGCTTGCGCCGGTCAGAGATCACCGGGTTGGATCCAGGCCGTGACCAGACGGAGAATGGGCGCGGCTGGATCGAGGTTCTGCCCGGCGGCTTGCTTGTGACTCTTCGTGGCAAGTCCGGCTGGCGCGAGGTGAAGATCGGCCGCAGGTCTTCGCCCGCGACCTGCACAGTCGAGGCGCTGGAGCTCTGGTGAAGTTCGGTCGTATCAGCCAGGGACCGCCGTTCCGCCGTGTAACCGGCAGGGTAAAGGAACCGGAGCCGTTTCGCCTCAACGACCGCGAGATCGCAAGGCTGGTCACGCGGGCCGCTCAAACCGGGGGACTGCGGGGCGATCAGCCCGAGAAGGACCCCCCTGCCCTCTTCTCCGGCCACAGCTTTCGCACCGGTCTGGCCGCCTCAGCTGAGGTCGACGAGCGGCATGTACAGAAGCAGCTGGGCCACGCCAGCGCCGAGACGACACGCAGGTATCAGCGCGGACGCGACAGGTTCCGGGTGACCCTGACCAAAGCTGCCGGATTGCAAACCAAACCTGTTCGTCATGATCGAAGCCCGCCTTTCTCTCTGGGGAAGCAAGATTCGGCCCAAGCCAGAAGCCGCTGCCAGACGACTTATCCACAGAAGCCACCGGGAGCCGGCAGCTGCTTTGCCGCCTCTTAAAGTGTAGAGCGAGATTTTCTGACTAACTGACTGATTTATAGTGTAATTTATTCATCAGGAAACCACTCTCTAAACGCATTTTTCGGCCTCAACGGTTTTGGCTGGATTAATCGAGAAAAGCTGTTAAAGTAACAAAAAATAACAACATCGAGGGCAGCAATGAGTGCGATACAGGCATCTCAGCGGTTCGAAACAATGTCTACGCGGCTCGGCAACCGTTTGCGAGAGCATGCCGAAGAGACGTTCCCACCGGATGCTCAAAAGGGCCTTCGGCGCTTCGCCATGCGCGAAGCCGCCGATCTGTTGCGCATTAATCAAAATACCTTTCGCCATCATGTGTCAAACTTGGAAGGTTTTCCGGAGGGCATACTGGAAGGTGGCAATCGGCGATCTTTTACTGCCAGCGAACTGGTCGAGGCGCAGCGCATACTTCTGGACACAGGGCGCATCCGCCGTGAGGATCACCCCCATCGCACGGACGGCGAAGCCTGTCAGGTTGTAACTGTCTTCAATCTGAAGGGCGGCTCTGCCAAGACCTCGACCGTGACCCACCTTGGGCAGCTTCTTGGTTTGCGCGGCTATCGTGTACTGCTCATCGATCTGGACAGTCAGGCCAGCCTGACCAATCTCTTCGGTATCACGCCCGAGCTCGCGCCCGACTTGCCGACCTCCTACGATCTCATTCGCGCAGAGAACCCCCTGCCCGCTTCAGAGATCATCAGGAAAACCAACTTCCCTACCGTGGACCTCATCCCCGCGTCGATGGACATCATGGAGTATGAGTTCGAGGTTGCATTAAGCTTCCGCAGCGGGACGACGACCTTCCACACCCAACTCAAGGAAGCGCTCGAACCCGTTCTTGGTAATTACGATATCGTCCTCATCGACACACCACCGCAGCTCAACTTCTCGGTGATCTCTTCCATCTTTGCGTCAACGGGCGTCCTGATCCCACTTAATGCCTCCATGCTGGATGTGATGTCTCTCGCCAGCTTTCTTAAAATGGCAAGCAGCCTAATGGGCGTGGTCGAGAGCCACGCTCCTGAGCATGGGCTGAACTTCGTTCGTCTTCTGTTGACCCGCTATGAACCGACAGACGGGCCACAGGTGCAGATCTCGTCTCTTCTGCGAACGGTGCTCGGGATTCGGTCCTGCCCGCCGAGTTCCTCAAATCGACTGCCGTCGGCGATGCTGCGAACACGCAGCAGAGTATCTTCGAAGTAGAGCCGAAGGACGTGAACCGTCGGACATACGAGCGTGCAATCGAATCCGTCTCTCGGATTACCGACGAGATCGAACGGGAAATCCGTAAGGCTTGGGACGGACTGATGGCGCGTAAGGTATTCGGCTCCACGCTCAAAAAAGCGATGGAAGAAGGTGTTTCTCTCGATGCCATTGAGGCCCATGCGGTACAGACCCGGACCAGTCCGACCGTTGCACGGGCCCAGGCTTCGGTTCTCGAGGAGGACAAACATGCCACCCGGCTGCTCGACCCAAATCTGATCCGCATGTCCGCGGTTCAGGATCGCCTCGATCCGTCAGACGGTCTCGAAGAGCTGGTGGAGTCTATCAGGGAGCACGGCCAGAAGGTGGCCATCCTTGTCCGCCGCCTGGCGGACGGGGCCTATGAGATCGTTTATGGCAGGCGGCGCCTTCTCGCCTGCCGAGAGCTAGGACAAAAAGTCCGGGCCACGGTCATGGAGCTTTCGGACGAAGAAGCTCTGATCGCCCAAGGCGTAGAGAACAATGCGCGCCAAGATCCCTCGTTTATCGAACGGGCGATTTTTGTTTCAGGCATCATCGCAGAACTCGGCAAGACCGACGAGACGCGGAAGAACGCCCAGACAGTTGCGTATCGGGCATTGCAAATCGATGAGTCTCTGGTTTCACGGATGCACCGTATCGCATCTGCAATCCCGATGGTCCTGATCCGGGCCATTGGACCGGCGCATGGCTCGGGCGGCGGGTCTGGGAAAAGCTTGCAAAGCTTTGCGAAACAACCCCGATCTCGCAGCTGCGGCGGCGGATAGTTTGCCGAAGGACCTTCCCGGTGCCGAGCGGCTGGAACTGGCCATAAACCGCATGAGTCCTCCCCCTGCCCCCGCCACAAAGCCGGCGACGTCAGATCGGATCACGGTCAAGCGGAAGGGCAACAAAATCACTCTCGAAGCTGATCTCTTGATGCTGCCTCACCTTGAAGACGCCGTTCGCAAACTGGTTGCTGAACTTCTTGACCGCGGTCAAGAAGAAGCGCCGGAACCTGCCCGAGGCACAGCCATACCGTCTTGACCGCGGTCAAGACGGACAACTCATAATAACGATAACGAGCAGAAAGGAGGACAGGAGCGAAAAAGAAAGACCCCCGAAAGCGGTGCTTCCGAAGGGCCTCAATTAGTCTCGACACCTGATTGATACCCTATATGCGAATCGGCATCAACATCGCTTGCGGTGATCGGGGGCACTTTTTCTTCCTAAATCACAATGAACCACATCACATCCACGGCCC is from Gemmobacter sp. 24YEA27 and encodes:
- a CDS encoding AAA family ATPase produces the protein MSTRLGNRLREHAEETFPPDAQKGLRRFAMREAADLLRINQNTFRHHVSNLEGFPEGILEGGNRRSFTASELVEAQRILLDTGRIRREDHPHRTDGEACQVVTVFNLKGGSAKTSTVTHLGQLLGLRGYRVLLIDLDSQASLTNLFGITPELAPDLPTSYDLIRAENPLPASEIIRKTNFPTVDLIPASMDIMEYEFEVALSFRSGTTTFHTQLKEALEPVLGNYDIVLIDTPPQLNFSVISSIFASTGVLIPLNASMLDVMSLASFLKMASSLMGVVESHAPEHGLNFVRLLLTRYEPTDGPQVQISSLLRTVLGIRSCPPSSSNRLPSAMLRTRSRVSSK
- a CDS encoding SdrD B-like domain-containing protein → MMRKVTSILGTAFVALGFSAGLASANGLTLNITDTGYDPIPAGGTIQYAVRIQNGGNVREAADTITFAIPAGGVYVGVSGGLQNCTPAPELTGPAAVTCDVPSLAPREQLTGHVLVRTTGSGTLSFNGTIVNAAVNVDQGTTVVRGADLSLELDAPAQVQAGDNVTLTATITNEGPDTSDGATFSLTLPSGLSSNVSLPAGCSVTAGMINCTVPGPIAAGESITLDFTTQVTTDNASNIAVAGSVTGTSPMDPDLSNDADNVSFAVQPGTDVSLGKSRSPSGLIFTGSPVTFTLTPGYAGGAPLEAQISDLVPPNYTITGVSAAGAGWTCPSPVGNAVSCSYSAASPSGADYSAPITITAIAATDTAASGPVVNTAEITSPTDVLTTNNSASDGGADIAVPMFDLVAHKGSPPHALVTVGNQYDWPIWTQNTGNVPFKGRLIFTDHLPAGLRLDEVVVPAGSNWTCNVTPPVAGPADITCYTDDYATTGLPVGGQTPQLNIRTTVLEEGNLTNGLTVGYSGQEFDDRDLSNNTTSTGVGSGEGPQISDLRIEKTVTSTGPYVSGDPVSFRIEIINPGNTAAESVVVTDRLADLYFADASTTATVIDNATGGAVCSVTRGAAFYSDLRCEIATLPICSPGVDCPFIELTVLAGGTGNKSNTAETYSTVTPDPDYTNNSATAPYAVTPRTDVVVEKSASHDEGASLPAGQQLIYTIAAIVPANGLSDAENVTVTDSLPAGLRIVSVVPSQGSCGAVSGLSGGLTTAGSSVVCNLGTIQNGSQHSVTVVTVPSTALTGSAITNSVSVSTTTPEIDSTNNSDAISHQILAPALDLIINKIDSTDPLELGENTVYTVTATNAGPSEAFSVVITDTLPTAGMQLVAWRPMTSGMACNLTSGAAQNAIGGSIVCSAEHLAVNQSLILEVEMTGVARGRWTNNARVTSAEAAYDPQANNVVNETTSVYERADLRVSKTASAPEADLLEGFDWDIVVSNVAGAGIGLAEGVELVDQLPAHMELTGAPVPSLGNCDGQVGGRDVICILPDMPAGSSISIRVPVRVTDVTSSPQIFSNSATVSTLSFDDESNNTATGTIDIVTTQVSGTIWRDFDFNQIRDLPQDSGVSGVSVQLTGTDLLGGSVTRTTTTDAAGNYVFKLLPPGVAYQVSYTIPTGGTFTAGSAYPAGVGGGTASGTQSILGITATTAAPAVTKDFSLIPVPGLALSKSAAAPVLRVDGTYSIEYTFRLQNNSQEPITNVRLRDTLDPLFGTFSGASPAPGRLLLAR
- a CDS encoding ParB/RepB/Spo0J family partition protein, which gives rise to MARKVFGSTLKKAMEEGVSLDAIEAHAVQTRTSPTVARAQASVLEEDKHATRLLDPNLIRMSAVQDRLDPSDGLEELVESIREHGQKVAILVRRLADGAYEIVYGRRRLLACRELGQKVRATVMELSDEEALIAQGVENNARQDPSFIERAIFVSGIIAELGKTDETRKNAQTVAYRALQIDESLVSRMHRIASAIPMVLIRAIGPAHGSGGGSGKSLQSFAKQPRSRSCGGG